The genomic window CAAACGTCAATATTTAACATAAAGTTGACAGAGTGAACCTGCATCTGATTTGATGTCTCATTGGGTTATGTTGCAGCAGCTGTAATGAGTTGGTGATGCAATACCTACGTTTGACGTagactagaatatgcatacattCCATAATGTTGTTGGATGCCAATATAAAGCTTATAAACATATCTTGACAATTGATTTAAATTCATATAAAAACATTGTTTTACCCCAGTAACTGAACTTGTTTATGTGAAACCTTTTCATTCAAAATAGTATAATATCCATTGAGCTATAGGATTTACAATACCATTATTATTTCCCTATAGAATTCGTGCATCAATACTAAGCTCAGTGACTTCCTCTATGTCATGGAGAACCTTCCTACGCAGTACTGCAGAGAGCGACCCAGGATCGTGTTGTTGAAGCGGAAAGTCACCAACCTGTACAGAATCATCAACAGAATCTGTTATCGGGTATGTCTGCTCAGCTCTGCAGAGGAATGAACCATGCTGTCTCTCATAGCCAGAATAATTAattttttaagaaaaaaaaggtCTGTCATAGCCTACTCTGGATGTGGTGCAGGGAATAACTAGCCTGGTtccaggtctgtttgtgctgtcttgccaaccgTTATATAACGACAATGACCATGTGAGTTGGAGCATTTCAGATAATTGCTTCTGTAGTTTATTATCTGTCGACATTTCAGTCAGCTGTGCAATCGCATTCTGCAGTTGGAGATGTCGTGTATGCCTTAGTGTGACTGTTTGACCTCCCCACAGGACCTAGTGTATTTTACAGATGACTGTGAGGCCATTGAGACTGGCCAGAGTACCCCTCACTACAGAGAGGACAGGCTCCAGCTGCTGGTGGAAGAGAAGAGATGAGCCCATccagagacaaacacacatacacaacacacacacacacacacaggaatataATTGTGAGGGCACGTaaactctttcacacacacacacacacacacacacacacacacacacacacacacacacacacacacacacacacacacacacacacatacaactgtAGCTAAAGAAACATGCCGACATAGTTTAATTTCTAACCTGTAAGCCTAAAGATTTGAGTTTTTTGTCCAAGTGAGGTCTCATGTTAGATGGCATGTGACTGTGGTTACATTTCAAATGGAGAACTTTCCACAGGAAATTAGCTGAATACCAGCTATTCTGATGAAAACCTTTTACCAGAATAAACCAAAATGTTTGTGTGCCTCACTTACCGCTGCTTACCTACCACCTACCACATTCAAAAGGCATGCCTTATTTATCCAAATATCTTGTATGTTTCCATAACTCTTCATACATACTGAGGTCCCAGCTCGTACTTCCCTGAGAAAAGATTGATTACCTCATGCTGATTGTATGACTAGGCCTAGTCTTTAACCTAAACTCTAGTAATGTATCTTGTTCAGATGTAGGCTATACTTAATCATGATTGCATTTTCTTGTAATTGGTGCAGTAGGCTATACATATGTGTATTAGTTATATGCATGTAATAAAACAACTTTTTTTATGCGCGTGAGCTTTCAAATGTGTTGTGTGAGTAGCAAGCGCAATTTCAATTGATTGCAACCATTCGCTAGCAAGTTGTGCTTGCCTTGGTTGTTTTGCCAATCGGACAATGTTTCTCAGACTGTTAGGATTCAGACAAACGTAATGTTTCTCGCAGAGATTAAGTCAAGACTCTAGAGACCCATACTGTAGATCAGACCAAGACAGTTAAAATGGGGGGGGGACACACCTTCTGGCTTCCATATGGAAAAATGGAGTTTCCTGCACTTCTGAGTTGTCACTCCTAGTTAGTTAAAATACTCTGATAAGAGATCGTACTCAGTGGTGAATCTTGACTACAAAAACCATGCTCTTGTCCATGACCAAGGCCCAGACCGAGACATTGTGTTCCAAGACCCTTACCCTGTTTATCGAAATGATGTCCCAGACTAGACATTGTGTGCCAAGACCATGAGATGAAGACTTCACCAATAAACGTTGGTGGTGTTGTGATACTATCTGCTTAAACACACAACATTTGTTGAACAGAAACCATCAAATGATGAACTCTATAAGCTATTATACTGCTTTACTGAAATATTGGTGCAGTATTTTCTACTTTCTTTGTAACATACAAACCATATTCTCTTGCTCATCCTCTGTCTTGCTAGCCTGTTAATCTAGGTGATTGTGTTTCCACACCCCTTTGAGATCTGTTGTAGAGTACTCTTTATTATCCCCAGGGGGCTATTAATTTAGCACAGAGTACATGACAATAAATATACACCAAAACAACACATGCAACAATATGTACACAGCTAATCGTATTAATACAGTTTATTGAGAAAGCTGATAGCAGCTGGCATGAAGGAGAGTTTAGACCTATTTGTTTTGAACTTGGGGAGCCTGTATCTTCACTCTGAGGGaagcaatatactgtatattcatcAAACAAGGGATGCTGGGAGTCCCTCAGAATGGATTGTGCCTTACATGTCTGACACAGGTGAGAAAGGtcaattaaataacattttaaacaTATATATGACTTTCTCACAGTGTCCTTACTAAAAATCAAATACCTATACATTTTTAGATAAATGGGTAACACACATGAATAGGTTTAGTGTAGGAACACACTGTTAGATGGTACTTATTATAACCACTATGAGAGTGAACTGATATTGCTTGTCAGCTGTTTCCAATTTCCACTGTATATTCTGGACCAATTTTATATTACATGTGTTCCAAAGGCAAACTGGGAAAAATGTATAATACTTTTCGACTTAATTGATACTTTACAAGATATCAATCTTACTCATCACAAGGTTTTGAATCCACCAGATATCTTTTCTCGGGATTTGGCAGGAGGCCTCCCCTAAGATACAGTATGTGTCACGGATCCTCCAtctagtgcagctgtagaaatcgGAAAgcattaaaggtagactcagcgaaataACGTTGCCACGAGCAGATATTGACATGAGTGAGATGCAGgacttcgctctcacacagtatctgcgcatgtgcatATGCTCATTGCGCTGCAAGGTAGACGGCACCAACATAGCGGAGAAGTTGAGCCTGGCAGAAATTGCCCCaatttactttctgcatctatctcatatcgctgagtctacctttaattaTCTATTTGTGTTTGCTGGGTGAGAGGGAGTAAAATAAGTATATAGGAAGAATCAAGCTGCACTGTTAAAGAGAAGATGGGGAACTATAGATATTATTATAATCCACACATAGAGAAATACATACTTCAAATACAAGCCACCCACTGTTTTACAACTGCAATGACTTTCCAAGATATACAAAATATTTGATTAAGTGCCGCTCTCTGTTGGGAAGCTGAAGTATTACAGTATTTGACAATGTAATTACAGTGTTACTTGTACTTTACAGAAATAAGAACAACTTAAGTAAAGTCTAACCACAAATCCCTTTGCAGATTAGGTATTTGCTCAAATTACTGTTTGCCTAGTGATGGGGACCCAAAGTTGGGTCTTGGGATAAGATTGTTGGACTAGGTTGTGGCAAGATAGATGGCTGTTTTGTTTATCTGGTCTGGCTTAGAATATTTgaaagtttttttattttataaaaaaaaaaaaaaactttatttaaccaggtaagcttgttgagaacaagttctcatttacaactgcgacctggctaagataaagcaaagctgtgcgacacaaacaacaacacagtcccgaagtggctcagttggtagagcatggtatttgtaacaccagggttgtgggtttgattcccacgggggaccagtacaggggaaaaaaatcaaaaatttatgaaatgtatgcattcactactgtaagttgctctggataagagtgtctgctaaatgacaaaaaaaaaaaataaaacacagaatgacacatagaataaacaagcatacagtcaatagagaaaaagaagaaagtctatatactgtgtgcaaatggtgtgaggtttaaggcaataaataggccctagtagtgaagtaattacagtttagcaaattaacactggagtgatggatgagtagatgatgatgtgcaagtagaaatactggtgtgcaaaagagcagaaaagtaaataaaaacaatatggggatgaggtaggtagattgggtgggctatttacagatgggctatgtacagctgcagcgatcggttagctgctcagatagctgatgtttaaagttagtgagggaaatataagtctccagcttcagcgatttttgcaattcgtaccagtcattggcagcagagaactggaaggaaaggtggccaaaggaggtgttggctttggggacgaccagtgagatatacctgctggagtgcatgctactggtgggtgttgttatcgtgaccagtgagcggagatatggcagagctttacctagcatagacttataaatgacctggagccagtgcgtcagtgggtctggcgacgaatatgtagcgagggccagccgactagagcatacaagtcgcagtggtgggtggtatatggggctttggtgacaaaacggatggcactgtgatagactgcatccagtttgctgagtagagtgttggaagctattttgtaaatgacatcaacgaagtcgaggatcggtaggatagtcagttttacaagggtatgtttggcggcatgagtgaagcaGGCTTGGTCACGAAATAGGaagacaattctagatttaattttggattggagatgtttaatatgagtctggaaggagagtttacagtctagccagacacctctGTATTTGtacttgtccacatattctaagttagaacagaaccgtccagagtagtgatgctagtcgggcgggcgggtgcggtcagcgaacggttgaaaagcatatatttggttttactagcgtttaagagcagttggaggccacagaaggagtgttgtatggcattgaagcttgtttgaaggttagttaacacagtgtccaaagaagggccagatgtatacagaatgatgtcgtttgcgttgaggtggatcagggaatcacctgcagcaagagcgacatcgttgatatatacagagaaaagagttggcctggaaattgaaccctgtggtgcccccacagagactgccagaggtccggacaacaggccctccgatttgacacactgaacactgtctgagaagttgttggtgaaccaggcgaggcagtcatttgagaaaccaaggctgttgagtctgccgataaggatatggtgattgacagagtcgaaagccttggccaggtcgatgaagacggctgcacagtactgtcttttatcgatggcagttatgatataatttactaccttgagcgtggctgaggtgcacccgtgaccagctcggaaaccagattgcacagaggagaaggtacggtgggattcgaaatggtctgtgatctgtttattaacttggctttcgaagactttagaaaggcagggcaggatggatataggtctataacagtttgggtctagagtgtcaccccctttgaagagggggatgactgcggcagctttccaatctttagggatctcggatgatacgaaagagaggttgaacagactggtaataggggttgcaacaatggcggatcattttagaaagagagggtccagattgtctagcccagctgatttgtacgggtccaggttttgcagctctttcacaacatttgctatctggatttgggtgaaggagaagctggggagacttgggcaagtagctgcggggggagcggggctgttggccggggttggggtagccaggaggaaagcatggccagccgtagagaaatgcttattgaaatgatcaattatcgtggatttatcagtggtgacagtgttacctagcctcagtgcagtgggcagcttggaggaggtgctcttattctccatggactttacatggtcccaaaactttttggagttagagctacaggatgcaaatatcTGTTTGAAAGAGCTAGCATTTGCTTTCCAGACTGACTGCATGTATTGGTTCCtgatttccctgaaaagttgcatatcgcgtggactattcgatgctagtgcagtccgccacagtatgtttttgtgctggtcgagggcagtcaggtctggagtgaaccaagggctatatcttttcttagttctacattttttgaaaggggcatgcttatttaacctcttacatctagatgttccgctagcggaacgtctgctccaatatccaatgatgggcgtggcgcgaaatacaaactcctctaaaatctgaaaacttccatttttcaaacatatgactattttacagctatttaaagacaagactctcgttaatctaatcacactgtccgatttcaaaaaggctttacagcgaaagcaaaacattagattatgtcagcagagtacccagccagaaataatcagacacccatttttcaagctagcatataatgtcacaaaaaacaaaaccacaactaaatgcagcactaacctttgattatcttcatcagatgacacacctaggacattatgttatacaatacatgcatgtctgttcaatcaagttcatatttatatcaaaaaccagctttttacattagcatgtgacgttcagaactagcattcccaccgaacacttccggtgaatttactaaattactcacgataaacgttcacaaaaagcataacaattattttaagaattatagatacagaactcctctatgcactcgatatgtccgattttaaaatagctttttggatgaagcacattttgcaatattctaagtacatagcccagccatcacgggctagctatttagacacccaaccagtttagccttcaccaaaatcacatttcctataagaaaaatggtcttacctttcctgttcttcgtcagaatgcactcccaggacttctacttcaataacaaatgttggtttggtcccaaataatccatcgttatgttccatcaacgacgttttgttcgtgcg from Salmo trutta chromosome 16, fSalTru1.1, whole genome shotgun sequence includes these protein-coding regions:
- the LOC115149848 gene encoding cytokine-like protein 1 isoform X1, with protein sequence MRLTLLLCFFSFIWLADCAPPTCYSRVLGLSKEIMGLLEKLYNYHRTKTCVEILPKMFLDVQNSCINTKLSDFLYVMENLPTQYCRERPRIVLLKRKVTNLYRIINRICYRDLVYFTDDCEAIETGQSTPHYREDRLQLLVEEKR
- the LOC115149848 gene encoding cytokine-like protein 1 isoform X2, with the translated sequence MGLLEKLYNYHRTKTCVEILPKMFLDVQNSCINTKLSDFLYVMENLPTQYCRERPRIVLLKRKVTNLYRIINRICYRDLVYFTDDCEAIETGQSTPHYREDRLQLLVEEKR